Part of the Diprion similis isolate iyDipSimi1 chromosome 10, iyDipSimi1.1, whole genome shotgun sequence genome, GATTCAACGTCATCGCGTCGGTAATATTTTGCTTCACATTTGTAGATAATAATCGAATCCTCGCAAgcgtgaataatatttttcttacgtgTCATTGGATAACTGAAACTGATCTATCCACTCTATCTCTCAAATAATACATGATAATCGAAGAGCTTGCAGTATTGGATTGCAAAAACGTTGACAGTCATCATTTCACGTATCATTTCATCAGAGAAGAGTTCTCGTGCTTGACTTGACATGTTAATAAAAGATTGTAGCTTGAAGTGTTCATCAgaacacaataaaaagaaatatttttatgtgtaCATACCTTAGGGTGtaccttatttagggtgttgacgaatttttgccgctCCACCCGCTAAATCAAATAACTAACTAAATTGTTTCGTATATCGGTTGAGTGATTTCACAGCTCATTGAAAGCAGGCTCTTCGAGAATCAGGTGTAATCTGTATCAAAATCATGCAATTGTACGATCTTCATGTAAAATCTAATCGAGAAcgatgaagaaggaaaaaaagaaaacaaagaaagaaaactaatCACCGCATCcgcataattatttatataattctcACGTATAAGCGCACATGTCAATTTTCTAACAACACGCACCGTCGCGTCTCACTTGCCTTATTTTAACGtatatgtatctatacataaaagtttaaaactctacataaaaaaaaaaattgaaaaaaaaaaaaaatttatagcaaaaaaaaaaaactaattcttCAGCTGCCTGTCACTTGTCATATTGTCttgataatattataccgTAACACTGCGAAGCGTGGCATATTAATGATCGAATTAGATACTTCTCTGTACTTATATCCATCATCGCGCGTGCAGTTTTTCTGCCGAAATAATAAGTGAGTCTATACAAAACCTTTTTCAACTTAAATATAAACAGATGTACGATCTATATCTTGTATTATGAAACGAATAAACGATTATAAATGTAACATATTCCTCTACTGAGTTAAAACAATGTCATATGTTAATTATAAACTgttacaaaatcaaaaaatcatttgcttgctctacaaaataaaatcgtaagaaatgaacaaattttttagaagACTCATGATTGTGACGAATTTTTGTCTCAAGTTCCGCGCGTCTATATAGGTtggcaaaaaatattccatcaaAAGATATTACCGAAGATTTATGGTCATGGTTTTCCCTGGGTGCTGGTTTACTGCACTCGCTATGAACGCTATGACAATTATGTGTACACCATGGCGATGTGTGGAAAAGCCCTAAGTAAAAACATAAAGATACAAAACAGCGGACAGCGTCATCCCACTGTTTGCTCTGGCGATTTTGGCAATGGCGGACATTCGGTCTTCGCCAAAGCTCCTAAGGGTCCATCATCTGTACGAATAATTGGCTCTCCGTCAAGTTTCTCCAAGTTTGGGAGACGCCTGGCTACTTCTGCTCTCCATGCTTCAGTCTGAAAATTTAGAGCGCGTTTGaaatccaaaaattcaacacaaACCAGAAATCAAATCTGGTGCCTCACTTGGAATAGGAATTGCTATTGGTAAGCTGATGCGATAATATTTGGCGTTATATATAACGTGCGAAACGATGATTCTTCTGATCCGTGAATGTCGAGTTCCATTACCTCTAAACCGTCGCAGAGAGGATTTCCGACAAAAAGTAAGTCTCTAAGACTCGGCAGCTCCTGCAGTTTAGACAACTCGTTCCATTCGCGTACCAAGTTATTCGACATGTACAAAACTCTGAGGTTCTTCATGGAAGTTATTCCCTTCATTTTTTCGATGCTGTTATACGATATCCATAACTCCTCTAAGGTTTCTCCTAGCGGTTCAAGGCCCGAGAATGCCTTGATTAGATTACGACCGATggagagaattttcaaatttttcagtgaCGAAATACCTGTAAAAACAGACTGATTGAACAccgagtgaataaaaaataatatgcagAAGAATGCATGAATTTGTACAACctatattttttaccatcatttcaaaaattgtacgGAATAACTCAGTACTTACTGACAAACCGTGAAACGGTATAGATTTCTGCACAGATTTCAAAAGccgaaaattattacaatatcaTGTGTACTTGCAAATCCTTCTCTTTAAACAAACAACCAGCGAGACTACAATTAGCTTATAAATTCTAAGCTTCCAAGATTTTCGACTAAAAGCAATCCATTTCAAAAATCCCGCATCGATCAATTCATTTCATGGTGTACAGGGAAATGGAAATGAATGCAGGGTATTCTGTGCTATCGATACACTTTGATTCACGATGATATTCAATTTACCACCAATCTTCTCAATCATGTTAGTCGACAAGGTAAGTTTTTCGCACTTTACGAGAGAGGACAAAGTATTATCCATTTTCTCGATCGGTGGCCACTGAAAACTGAGGTTGACTTCGACTGCGGAAGATGCTTCGAGTCCAGTTGCTTCTTCCCATCTTCTTATAGCATCTTTACATGTGGTAGGCTTTCCCACACCAGACATctgttcgaaaattgaaagaatacaAGTACAAAGGTAACGTGGAAAAGTCTAACTTGATAACATTTATACTTATCACCGCAGAAAAGGTCTTTGATTATTTTAGCCGCTCATAGTTTATGCCatgtttcgaatttattcatgcaGTTATccattggttgaaaaaaaatcagaacaaTCTGAATTAATGTtgtataactatatatgtGGGAAATTCTTTAGTGTTTGCATTATCAGATTAAAATACTTTTCCAGAGAAAAAGCTGGTGGCATTTATCGCCCAAAGAATGATAAACTAACAATTGCAGTTCAAGAATTAGTCGGAATTAAAGACGGAAATATCAAGTTTTTACTCGGAACTCAACAATGATCGACAATCGTCAGCATTGAATTATATGATACCGAGTCAACAAGTTATTGGCTCACTTATGTGATCTAGTTTTCTTCTATAGTCTCCGACTGCATATCACTTGAAGCGGGCAGTTTTTCAGTTACATCATCATGATATATCTTGTATTATCAATAGCGCAAGTCAAATGTTGATTCAAGTCAAATACGATTTATTTCGTGGTCAGTATCTGTCTTATCTTTCGTTTGAAGAGAAGAAGCAGGCTTAGGATCAGTTAAATTCCAGAAAGTGATTCATGTTGGTcaatagtttgaatttttcgtaaaCGCATGGGTTGGTTAAGTTTCAAACGTCAGCTTTTTCATCTCCCCAACATCAAACACGGTGGATTTTGGTTCCATTTCGAAATATTACGTTTCTTTGTGTGCTATAATTACCTTCAAATATCACCAAAACTTGAAGCATTGTCCCATTTATATTACGATTGTATAAACTGGATTTTGAagactaaaaatttataaaatactttCACAAATCGTTAGATATTCTCTCTAGACTCGTTCCAGACGGCTGCTTTCAACAGCAAGCATTTGTTTGGGATAGTTCCGATAACTTCGCAACCATGACTACCCCTAGGCTGTCGTCGGCTGGTACGATGCAATGTCATAAAAACACGCTACAGTGTATTTACGGAGAAGCTACAGCTTTTTGTAAATAAGCAAAATGTAATgcgaataatatttattctacAAAGCCATTCGTTGAACATATTACAGGAATTCCGACTTGTAGGAactattcgaaaatttttgaagtgaAACGTCTGTTAACGGGGTTACGACAGAATATTGCGAAACACAATGATTGGAAACGCAATATTACGTAACGCATTGCCATGAAGCGCAATGCTTATATTATGGAACGCAAACTATACACAGGAATCCCTATCCTCGGTCTCCTCTTTGTGCGGATCTTCGTTCCCCCACATAATGCCCAAAACAAAAGCGGCGAGGGGTCGTGAGCATTGGAGAAACAAATGTCAGATGTTTCACTTCTATCACGTGTGGTTGCCACATGCATGTTCCTTCTTGAATGACGATACACCTGCAGAATTAGTCAGtttataaagaagaagaattgcGTTATTCGATTGGGTTTATTTCACTCAAGAGGAGGTCAATAAACTCACAAGAATATCAGGCTTTTTCGTGACAAATACACGGAAAAATGTCAGGTTTAATTAAGTCAACAAGGCTACGGTATTTTGTACGGTCTGTGGGTATAATGACAGATAGCACATGATAGCAGCGTCGTTACACCGACGCTTGACTGCATAATGGCTAGCAGGCGAACGGCTTGCGGCTCATTTCTAGCCTTCACTCTGACGAAGAGAGACAGGCACTCTTGAGTAGGTCGTATGATAATTCCTTTTACAACGTCCATTATAGTCTACAGCTCACGGTCCATCGAATCAGTGCCCTAAATGCCTTAGATCGGGTGTCGTCCGATTAGTTGTGGAACGGTTGCCAGTAACGGATGTTCAATATTGCCACAGGTGTTGGAACCATATCGCAAGTGAATTATTGAACTAGTCAGTGATGTCGGGGACAGCTGAAGATGTGTCAGAATCTCGCTGGGCAGACTCGTTTGAATCAGAATATCTCCAAGAATACTTGGGACGGATCGTTGAAAAGCTGGGCATCAAAGGTCCCAAGTTCTGCATAACGTCTGGTTCAAAAGTGGGCGACAACTATGTGGGTGTGGTTCATCGCGTCAAAATCGAGGGCCTGAGAAACAAACTACCAGTCGAaattccaacaatatttaaaatttctccCACGGATGAAATTATTCGGGAAGTATTGCAAGtcaaacatttattttcgCGAGAACACGAGTTTTACTCCGAAATCGTGCCGGTATTCAAGAAGTTCTTACAAGCTCATCACAAGACGTTAGAAAATGTTCCAAAGTGCTATTTTTCTACCAACATCGAATACAAGGAGGTAAGTTGTCAGTAATCAGCCTGAAATAGATTCTTGGCAAAATCACTTGGAAATGGTTAAATTATTTCTACTATACGCACATAGTAAACTCCAACTATATTACAGTAATACATACTATCATACGATAGTTATTTTCGACAATAAAGTCGAATTATGGTGTATTGaactatatatttttcaaattgtacgAGTCAAATTTATTGGAATCAAAATCAAGTAAGGTGGGAACACTGCCAATTTCGCTG contains:
- the LOC124411108 gene encoding dynein axonemal light chain 1-like, giving the protein MSGVGKPTTCKDAIRRWEEATGLEASSAVEVNLSFQWPPIEKMDNTLSSLVKCEKLTLSTNMIEKIGGISSLKNLKILSIGRNLIKAFSGLEPLGETLEELWISYNSIEKMKGITSMKNLRVLYMSNNLVREWNELSKLQELPSLRDLLFVGNPLCDGLETEAWRAEVARRLPNLEKLDGEPIIRTDDGPLGALAKTECPPLPKSPEQTVG